The following are encoded in a window of Corynebacterium marinum DSM 44953 genomic DNA:
- a CDS encoding EamA family transporter has product MRAAPAVMIASSLSLYAGAAVAVGLFDQFPPVVVAWLRIAAAALILLVLHRPGPRSFTRQAVGYGVATLGMNMTFYEAIARLPLGTAVAVEFLGPVLVAAVGSRSVRDWLALALAAVGVVTISGAVWSTAATGLLFALAAGAMWAIYIVVGSRIVGGTDDPRAAMTVGFTSASVLSLPLVWLMWPENVTMPGTQLLGLALGLGVLSAVIPYSLDQVVMRMAGPAGFALLQALLPASAAVLGAIMLGQLLSIAEVLGIVLVIAAIVLRRPAG; this is encoded by the coding sequence ATGCGTGCCGCCCCGGCGGTGATGATCGCCTCCTCGCTCAGCCTCTATGCGGGCGCGGCGGTGGCGGTCGGATTGTTCGACCAGTTCCCGCCGGTCGTCGTCGCGTGGTTGCGCATCGCTGCCGCGGCGCTCATTCTCCTGGTGCTCCATCGTCCCGGCCCCCGGTCCTTCACCCGGCAGGCGGTCGGGTACGGCGTCGCCACGCTCGGGATGAACATGACCTTCTACGAGGCCATCGCGCGGCTCCCCCTGGGAACCGCCGTGGCCGTCGAGTTCCTCGGCCCGGTGCTCGTCGCCGCGGTGGGGTCCCGTTCGGTGCGCGACTGGCTGGCCCTCGCGCTCGCCGCCGTCGGCGTGGTGACCATCTCCGGGGCGGTGTGGTCGACTGCCGCCACCGGCCTTCTGTTCGCGCTGGCCGCCGGCGCCATGTGGGCGATCTACATCGTGGTCGGTTCCCGCATCGTCGGCGGGACGGACGACCCGCGCGCCGCGATGACCGTCGGTTTCACGTCTGCCTCCGTCCTTTCCCTGCCTCTCGTCTGGCTGATGTGGCCGGAGAACGTCACCATGCCCGGCACGCAGCTGCTCGGCCTCGCCCTCGGCCTGGGGGTGCTGTCCGCGGTGATCCCGTATTCCCTCGACCAGGTGGTCATGCGGATGGCGGGCCCGGCGGGCTTCGCGCTGCTGCAGGCTCTGCTGCCCGCGAGCGCGGCGGTCCTCGGTGCGATCATGCTCGGCCAGCTCCTCAGCATCGCGGAGGTGCTCGGCATCGTCCTCGTCATCGCCGCCATCGTCCTGCGGCGTCCGGCAGGATGA
- a CDS encoding HNH endonuclease signature motif containing protein: MTAVPASWAIHNPADPVAAARLRAVAADLDFWRSCLPVTYDHDTPQDWTSLAARLSRSTGMSKRHLTANLDAMQTLDRLPSLKAMLEARPLLDMYRLAVIDKAAAGANSDLYHDPRYWRLLDEELVCRFTPSRPQQLLPSAADIRRVILGVIRMLQIPEDPEESSDAADPDSGPEEYFLDTLANGDLRFELTLDQATGSLIHDAVTQAARSNDTSRARAMADLLLGNTSTTVTLNLYRARDVDGAPVYHPAAGMLTPEAAGVLSGLATTTQDIDPARDTEVAGYRPTTYMRAYLIGRDWICRWPDCNNSARWSQPDHRVNWPEGPTSPCNLVSLCPHHHNRKTDVQAVYLLDHITGDVYWHFSDGTYAVDRATGPLAPAEKHWVQTFSQRRARRQESAAARQAEAAPPEPKPKQESTPTAFHWPPK, encoded by the coding sequence TTGACCGCCGTTCCCGCTTCCTGGGCCATCCACAACCCCGCCGACCCCGTCGCAGCCGCCCGCCTGAGAGCTGTCGCCGCCGACCTGGATTTCTGGCGTTCCTGTCTTCCCGTCACCTACGACCACGACACCCCGCAGGACTGGACCAGCCTCGCCGCCCGGCTCTCCCGTTCCACCGGGATGAGCAAACGCCACCTCACCGCCAACCTCGACGCCATGCAGACCCTCGACCGGCTGCCCTCCCTCAAAGCGATGCTCGAAGCGCGCCCCCTGCTGGACATGTACCGGCTGGCGGTCATCGACAAGGCGGCCGCCGGGGCGAACTCCGACCTCTACCACGATCCCCGCTACTGGCGGCTGCTGGACGAGGAGCTGGTCTGCCGCTTCACCCCCAGCCGGCCCCAGCAGCTGCTGCCCTCCGCCGCCGACATCAGGCGGGTCATCCTGGGGGTCATCCGCATGCTCCAGATCCCCGAGGACCCGGAGGAGTCATCCGACGCTGCGGACCCGGACTCTGGACCGGAGGAGTACTTCCTGGACACCCTGGCCAACGGCGACCTGCGATTCGAACTCACCCTCGACCAGGCCACGGGCAGCCTCATCCACGATGCTGTGACCCAGGCGGCCCGGAGCAACGACACCTCCCGGGCCCGTGCCATGGCCGACCTCCTGCTCGGCAACACCTCCACCACAGTGACGCTCAACCTCTACCGGGCCCGGGACGTCGACGGCGCCCCCGTCTACCACCCGGCCGCGGGAATGCTCACCCCGGAAGCCGCCGGCGTCCTGTCCGGTCTGGCCACCACCACGCAGGACATCGACCCGGCCAGGGACACGGAGGTCGCCGGGTACCGGCCCACCACCTACATGCGGGCCTACCTGATCGGCCGGGACTGGATCTGCCGCTGGCCGGACTGCAACAACTCCGCCCGCTGGTCCCAGCCGGACCACCGTGTCAACTGGCCCGAAGGCCCGACCTCACCCTGCAACCTCGTGTCGCTGTGTCCCCACCACCACAACCGCAAAACAGACGTGCAGGCCGTCTACCTGCTGGACCACATCACCGGTGACGTCTATTGGCACTTCAGTGACGGCACCTACGCCGTCGACCGGGCCACCGGCCCGTTGGCGCCGGCCGAGAAACACTGGGTCCAGACCTTCAGCCAGCGCCGGGCACGCCGCCAGGAGTCCGCCGCCGCCCGGCAGGCCGAAGCGGCCCCACCGGAACCGAAACCGAAGCAGGAATCGACACCGACGGCCTTCCACTGGCCGCCGAAGTGA
- a CDS encoding asparaginase, translating into MTRIALLTTGGTIACTTDDSGTLRPTVTGQELLDAVPDPHDVTVRELTRLDSSAITLADIDALIAAVDEALSSPDVDGVVVTHGTDSMEDTAFALDCFHADDRPVVLTGSQRAFDHPASDGPGNLLDAIRLASDPLSRRQGVLISFGGWTIPARGAVKRHTSDLDGFISTVPREAPRPAPVPAAPLAGIHVPVLAAWPGADRSLVDAALAAGAHGLVVEALGSGNIGPDMGAGVIDALEAGVPVVVTTRVPAGAVTLAYGGGGGGATLGSHGAVGAGHLRAGQARMALIAALATGRNVSDLLI; encoded by the coding sequence ATGACCCGCATAGCGTTGCTGACCACCGGCGGCACCATCGCCTGCACCACGGACGACTCCGGGACCCTGCGTCCGACGGTCACCGGCCAGGAGCTTCTCGACGCCGTCCCCGACCCCCACGACGTCACCGTCCGGGAGCTGACCAGGCTCGATTCCTCCGCCATCACCCTGGCGGACATCGACGCGCTCATCGCCGCCGTCGACGAGGCCCTCTCCTCCCCGGACGTCGACGGGGTGGTGGTCACCCACGGCACCGACTCCATGGAGGACACCGCCTTCGCGCTCGACTGCTTCCACGCCGACGACCGCCCCGTCGTGCTCACCGGGTCGCAGCGCGCCTTCGACCACCCCGCCTCCGACGGCCCCGGCAACCTCCTCGACGCCATCCGTCTCGCCTCCGACCCGCTCTCCCGCCGCCAGGGGGTCCTCATTTCTTTCGGCGGCTGGACCATCCCCGCCCGGGGCGCCGTCAAGCGGCACACCTCCGATCTCGACGGCTTCATCTCCACCGTCCCGCGGGAAGCACCCCGCCCCGCACCGGTCCCGGCCGCTCCGCTCGCCGGCATCCACGTCCCTGTCCTGGCGGCCTGGCCGGGCGCCGACCGCTCGCTTGTCGACGCCGCCCTCGCCGCCGGCGCCCACGGCCTCGTCGTCGAGGCCCTGGGGTCCGGCAACATCGGTCCGGACATGGGCGCGGGCGTGATCGACGCGCTTGAGGCGGGCGTCCCCGTAGTTGTCACGACCCGCGTCCCCGCCGGTGCAGTCACCCTCGCCTACGGGGGCGGCGGGGGCGGCGCGACCCTGGGTTCCCACGGCGCGGTCGGTGCGGGCCACCTGCGGGCGGGGCAGGCCCGGATGGCACTCATCGCGGCGTTGGCTACCGGAAGAAACGTCAGTGACCTGCTGATATAG
- a CDS encoding DNA polymerase IV, which yields MQRWVLHIDMDAFYASVEQLTRPTLRGRPVLVAGVSGRGVVAGASYEARKFGARSAMPTQQAARLVGYSAVLVTPRRAVYEAASRRVFQLIASRVDIVEQLSIDEAFMEPAELAGATEAEVTRWADDLRALIREETGLPSSIGAGSGKQYAKIASGHAKPAGTFVIPGDRQLEILHPMPVSELWGVGPVTGAKLAQIGVQTIGDLANLSEREVAISLGGATGTQLWNLARGIDDRPVAPRAEAKQISAEHTYLRDLTTHADVDAAVTRAAEAAHRRLLLDGRGSRTVTVKLKMADFRIESRSATLPYATDDPETLRATALRLVRYPEEVGPIRLVGVSYSGLESARQDVLFPELDRQIASAADDDFESGVSDHVEEPAVPETSEPGWRATQDVHHPEFGHGWVQGAGHGIVSVRFETRATGPGFTRTFPVDDPDLRPADPLASLAWED from the coding sequence ATGCAGCGCTGGGTCCTCCACATCGACATGGACGCCTTCTACGCGTCCGTCGAACAGCTGACCCGGCCCACCCTGCGGGGCCGGCCGGTGCTGGTCGCCGGCGTGTCCGGCAGGGGAGTGGTCGCGGGCGCCAGTTACGAGGCCCGCAAGTTCGGCGCCCGCTCCGCCATGCCCACCCAGCAGGCCGCCCGCCTGGTCGGTTACTCTGCCGTCCTGGTGACGCCCCGCAGGGCGGTGTACGAGGCGGCGTCGAGACGCGTCTTCCAGTTGATCGCCTCCAGGGTCGACATCGTGGAGCAGCTGTCCATTGACGAGGCCTTCATGGAACCCGCTGAGCTCGCCGGCGCCACCGAGGCGGAGGTCACCCGCTGGGCTGATGACCTGCGGGCCCTCATCCGGGAGGAGACGGGCCTGCCCTCGTCGATCGGGGCGGGCTCCGGGAAACAGTACGCCAAGATCGCGTCCGGCCACGCCAAACCGGCCGGCACGTTCGTCATCCCGGGGGACCGTCAACTGGAGATCCTTCATCCGATGCCGGTGTCCGAGCTCTGGGGGGTCGGCCCCGTCACCGGGGCCAAACTCGCCCAGATCGGCGTGCAGACCATCGGCGACCTGGCGAATCTGAGCGAACGCGAGGTCGCGATCTCTCTCGGCGGCGCCACCGGAACCCAGCTGTGGAACCTCGCCCGCGGGATCGACGACCGGCCCGTCGCCCCCCGGGCCGAGGCGAAGCAGATCTCCGCCGAGCACACGTACCTCCGGGACCTCACCACGCACGCGGATGTCGACGCCGCCGTCACCCGCGCCGCAGAGGCCGCCCACCGTCGCCTGCTTCTCGACGGCCGCGGCTCCCGCACCGTCACCGTCAAACTCAAGATGGCGGACTTCCGGATCGAGTCCCGTTCCGCGACCCTGCCCTACGCCACCGACGATCCCGAGACGCTCCGGGCCACCGCTCTGCGGCTGGTCCGTTACCCGGAGGAAGTGGGGCCCATCCGGTTGGTGGGGGTCAGCTACTCCGGCCTGGAATCCGCGCGCCAGGACGTGCTCTTCCCGGAGCTCGACCGGCAGATCGCCTCCGCCGCCGACGACGATTTCGAGAGCGGTGTGAGCGACCACGTGGAAGAACCGGCCGTCCCGGAAACCAGCGAACCGGGGTGGCGGGCGACCCAGGATGTCCACCATCCGGAGTTCGGGCACGGCTGGGTGCAGGGGGCGGGGCACGGCATTGTGTCGGTGCGCTTCGAGACGCGTGCCACCGGCCCCGGCTTCACCCGCACCTTCCCGGTCGATGATCCGGATCTTCGGCCGGCAGATCCGCTGGCCAGCCTCGCCTGGGAGGACTGA